A stretch of Neisseria subflava DNA encodes these proteins:
- the dnaA gene encoding chromosomal replication initiator protein DnaA has translation MTLAEFWPLCLRRLHEMLPAGQFAQWIAPLTVGEENGVWVVYGKNQFACNMLKSQFAAKIDAVRAELVPQQAAFAFKPGVGTHYEMAAQAVAPVQVQEVIEVEEFVEPVQMPLQTAAMEEDRPSETVSKPAAAMTAAEILAQRMKNLPHEPQVQTAAPAESKAVTKAKIDAQHDAEEARYEQTNLSRDYTFETLVEGKGNRLAAAAAQAIAENPGQGYNPFFLYGSTGLGKTHLVQAIGNELLKNRPDAKVRYMHSDDYIRSFMKAVRNNTYDVFKQQYKQYDLLIIDDIQFIKGKDRTMEEFFYLYNHFHNEKKQLILTCDVLPAKIEGMDDRLKSRFSWGLTLELEPPELEMRVAILQKKAEAAGISIEDEAALFIANLIRSNVRELEGAFNRVSASSRFMNRPVIDMDLARTALQDIIAEKHKVITADIIIDATAKYYRIKISDILGKKRTRNIARPRQVAMSLTKELTTLSLPSIGDAFGGRDHTTVMHGVKAVAKLREEDPELAQDYEKLLILIQN, from the coding sequence ATGACGTTAGCTGAATTTTGGCCGCTGTGCCTTCGCCGCCTTCACGAAATGTTGCCTGCCGGGCAGTTTGCGCAATGGATTGCGCCTTTGACCGTGGGCGAAGAAAACGGCGTATGGGTGGTGTATGGTAAAAACCAATTTGCCTGCAATATGCTCAAAAGCCAGTTTGCCGCCAAAATTGATGCCGTGCGTGCCGAGTTGGTGCCTCAGCAGGCTGCTTTCGCGTTTAAGCCGGGCGTAGGTACGCATTATGAAATGGCGGCTCAGGCTGTTGCGCCGGTGCAAGTGCAAGAAGTCATTGAAGTTGAAGAATTTGTAGAGCCTGTTCAAATGCCTTTGCAAACTGCTGCAATGGAAGAAGATAGGCCGTCTGAAACGGTTTCCAAACCTGCCGCTGCCATGACGGCTGCCGAGATTTTGGCGCAACGAATGAAAAACCTGCCGCATGAGCCTCAAGTGCAAACTGCTGCTCCGGCTGAGTCTAAAGCAGTTACCAAAGCCAAAATCGACGCGCAACACGATGCGGAAGAAGCACGCTACGAACAGACCAATCTGTCGCGTGACTATACATTTGAAACTTTGGTAGAAGGTAAGGGTAACCGCCTTGCCGCCGCAGCCGCCCAAGCGATTGCTGAAAATCCGGGGCAGGGCTACAACCCGTTTTTCTTATACGGCAGTACCGGTTTGGGTAAAACCCACTTGGTGCAAGCCATCGGCAACGAATTGCTGAAAAACCGTCCTGATGCCAAAGTGCGCTATATGCACTCGGACGACTATATCCGCAGCTTTATGAAGGCTGTGCGCAACAACACTTATGATGTGTTCAAGCAACAATACAAACAGTATGACCTGCTGATTATCGACGATATTCAGTTCATCAAAGGCAAAGACCGTACGATGGAAGAATTCTTCTATCTGTACAACCATTTCCACAACGAGAAAAAACAATTGATCCTGACGTGCGACGTATTGCCTGCCAAAATTGAAGGTATGGATGACCGTCTCAAGTCCCGTTTCTCATGGGGTTTAACTTTGGAGCTCGAACCGCCCGAATTGGAAATGCGCGTGGCGATTTTGCAGAAAAAGGCAGAAGCGGCCGGTATCAGTATCGAAGACGAAGCCGCTTTGTTTATTGCCAATCTGATCCGCTCCAATGTGCGTGAGCTGGAAGGCGCGTTCAACCGCGTCAGCGCCAGCAGCCGTTTTATGAACCGTCCTGTCATCGATATGGATTTGGCGCGTACGGCTTTGCAGGATATTATTGCCGAAAAACACAAAGTCATTACCGCCGATATCATCATCGATGCGACAGCAAAATACTACCGTATTAAAATCAGCGATATATTGGGCAAAAAACGCACGCGCAATATTGCCCGTCCGCGCCAAGTTGCCATGAGCCTGACCAAAGAGCTGACCACGCTCAGCCTGCCTTCTATCGGTGATGCCTTTGGCGGTCGTGACCACACGACTGTGATGCACGGTGTCAAAGCGGTGGCGAAACTGCGCGAAGAAGATCCCGAATTGGCGCAAGACTATGAAAAACTGCTGATTCTGATTCAGAACTGA
- the rpmH gene encoding 50S ribosomal protein L34: protein MKRTYQPSVTKRKRTHGFLVRSKTRGGRAVLAARRAKGRKRLAV from the coding sequence ATGAAACGCACTTATCAACCTTCCGTTACCAAACGCAAACGCACCCACGGCTTCTTGGTTCGCTCCAAAACCCGCGGTGGTCGCGCAGTATTGGCTGCCCGTCGCGCCAAAGGCCGCAAACGCCTGGCTGTATAA
- the rnpA gene encoding ribonuclease P protein component, which translates to MNYGFSKQYRLLKTDDFSSVFALKNRRSRDLLQVSQSADNALGHPRLGLIVSKKTAKRAHDRNYMKRVIRDWFRLNQHQLPPHDFVVRVRQAFNRETAPEARDQLAQLMKKRR; encoded by the coding sequence TTGAATTACGGCTTCTCGAAGCAGTATCGCTTATTAAAAACGGATGATTTTTCATCCGTTTTTGCGTTGAAAAACCGACGCAGCCGCGATTTGCTGCAAGTCTCCCAGTCCGCAGACAACGCGCTCGGCCATCCGCGCCTTGGTTTGATCGTCAGCAAAAAGACCGCCAAACGCGCCCATGACCGCAATTACATGAAGCGCGTCATCCGCGACTGGTTCCGGCTGAATCAACACCAGCTGCCGCCGCATGATTTTGTTGTGCGCGTGCGTCAGGCGTTTAATCGGGAAACTGCCCCGGAAGCCCGAGACCAACTTGCCCAGCTGATGAAAAAACGCCGATGA
- the yidD gene encoding membrane protein insertion efficiency factor YidD, protein MNTLLSKLLLALIRFYQYCISPLIPPRCRYTPTCSQYAVEAVKKYGAFKGGWLAIKRIARCHPFGGHGHDPVP, encoded by the coding sequence ATGAATACCCTGCTTTCCAAGCTCCTCCTTGCACTCATCCGCTTTTACCAATACTGCATCAGCCCCCTCATTCCGCCGCGCTGCCGCTATACCCCGACCTGTTCACAATACGCAGTCGAAGCCGTCAAAAAATACGGCGCATTCAAAGGCGGATGGCTGGCAATCAAACGCATCGCACGATGCCATCCTTTCGGCGGACACGGACATGACCCTGTTCCATAA